A single window of Kitasatospora sp. HUAS MG31 DNA harbors:
- a CDS encoding ParB/RepB/Spo0J family partition protein, translating into MSGGRRGLGRGLGALIPAAAPAGTATAPISPTAVPVLPTDRGTVAAKVAAESLRELAAEPYPRSALETELMPVAGARFAELSLESITPNPRQPREIFDEEKLDELVTSIKAVGLLQPVVVRQVGADRFELIMGERRWRASKLAGLEVIPAIVRATEDDKLLLDALLENLHRAELNPLEEAAAYDQLLRDFSCTHDQLADRIGRSRPHVSNTLRLMKLPPAVQLKVAAGELSASHARALLGVPDAERQIALATRIIAEGLSVRTTEEIVMLMSPEEKPRRGAAPKAGKLVSPAFNELAGRLSDRFDTRVKVEVSQRGGKLGKGKVVLEFASVEDLNRILDSLAPGEEGLRLSQG; encoded by the coding sequence GTGAGTGGTGGGCGCAGGGGACTCGGACGAGGGCTCGGGGCACTGATCCCGGCCGCCGCGCCGGCCGGTACGGCGACGGCACCGATCTCCCCCACGGCGGTGCCGGTGCTGCCGACCGACCGCGGCACGGTGGCCGCCAAGGTGGCCGCCGAGAGCCTGCGCGAGCTGGCCGCGGAGCCGTACCCGCGGAGTGCGCTGGAGACCGAGCTGATGCCGGTGGCCGGCGCGCGGTTCGCCGAGCTGTCGCTGGAATCGATCACGCCGAACCCGCGGCAGCCGCGCGAGATCTTCGACGAGGAGAAGCTCGACGAGCTGGTCACCTCGATCAAGGCCGTGGGCCTGCTCCAGCCCGTGGTGGTGCGTCAGGTCGGCGCCGACCGCTTCGAGCTGATCATGGGCGAGCGGCGCTGGCGGGCCTCGAAGCTGGCCGGCCTGGAGGTGATCCCGGCGATCGTCCGGGCCACCGAGGATGACAAGCTGCTGCTGGACGCCCTGCTGGAGAACCTGCACCGGGCCGAGCTCAACCCGCTGGAGGAGGCGGCCGCCTACGACCAGTTGCTGCGGGACTTCTCCTGCACCCACGACCAGCTGGCCGACCGGATCGGCCGGTCCCGGCCGCACGTCTCCAACACCCTGCGGCTGATGAAGCTCCCGCCCGCCGTGCAGCTGAAGGTGGCGGCCGGGGAGCTCTCGGCCAGCCACGCGCGGGCGCTGCTGGGCGTGCCCGACGCCGAGCGGCAGATCGCGCTGGCGACCCGGATCATCGCGGAGGGCCTCTCGGTGCGGACCACCGAGGAGATCGTGATGCTGATGTCCCCGGAGGAGAAGCCGCGCCGGGGGGCCGCCCCGAAGGCGGGCAAGCTGGTCTCCCCGGCCTTCAACGAGCTCGCCGGGCGGCTCTCGGACCGCTTCGACACCCGGGTCAAGGTGGAGGTCTCCCAGCGGGGCGGGAAGCTCGGCAAGGGCAAGGTGGTCCTGGAGTTCGCCTCGGTGGAGGACCTGAACCGGATCCTGGACAGC